In a single window of the Serratia quinivorans genome:
- the rpoH gene encoding Heat shock regulatory protein F33.4, with amino-acid sequence MTKEMQTLALVPQGSLEAYIRAANTYPMLTAEEERELAERLHYQGDLEAAKQLILSHLRFVAHIARNYSGYGLPQADLIQEGNIGLMKAVRRFNPEVGVRLVSFAVHWIKAEIHEYVLRNWRIVKVATTKAQRKLFFNLRKTKQRLGWFNQDEVELVARELGVTSKDVREMESRMAAQDMTFDPTPDDDAREGQSMAPVLYLQDKSSDFAEGIEEDNWESNAADKLAYAMEGLDERSQHIIRARWLDDDNKSTLQELADQYGVSAERVRQLEKNAMKKLKMAIEA; translated from the coding sequence ATGACCAAAGAAATGCAAACTTTAGCTTTAGTGCCCCAGGGCAGTTTGGAAGCCTATATCCGGGCCGCCAACACCTATCCGATGCTGACGGCAGAGGAAGAGCGGGAGCTGGCTGAACGGCTGCATTATCAGGGCGATCTGGAAGCCGCTAAGCAGCTGATCCTGTCTCACCTGCGCTTTGTCGCTCATATTGCCCGCAATTACTCTGGTTACGGCCTGCCGCAGGCGGATCTGATCCAGGAAGGTAATATCGGCTTGATGAAAGCTGTTCGCCGCTTCAACCCAGAGGTTGGGGTGCGCCTGGTTTCCTTTGCGGTGCACTGGATCAAGGCAGAAATTCACGAGTACGTACTGCGCAACTGGCGTATCGTCAAAGTTGCTACCACCAAGGCACAGCGCAAGCTGTTCTTTAACCTGCGTAAAACCAAGCAGCGTCTGGGCTGGTTCAACCAGGACGAGGTGGAATTGGTGGCCCGTGAACTGGGCGTGACCAGCAAGGACGTACGCGAGATGGAATCTCGCATGGCGGCACAGGATATGACTTTCGATCCAACGCCGGACGACGACGCCCGTGAAGGCCAGTCGATGGCGCCAGTGCTGTACCTGCAGGATAAAAGCTCTGACTTTGCCGAAGGTATCGAAGAAGATAACTGGGAAAGCAACGCCGCAGACAAACTGGCCTACGCGATGGAAGGCCTGGACGAGCGTAGTCAGCATATTATTCGTGCCCGTTGGCTGGACGACGATAACAAGTCCACGCTGCAAGAGCTGGCCGATCAATATGGCGTTTCCGCTGAGCGTGTCCGCCAGCTAGAAAAGAACGCCATGAAGAAACTGAAAATGGCGATCGAAGCCTAA
- a CDS encoding Protein of uncharacterised function (DUF3142), with product MKRGLMALLMLALAFIAWFGGRQQALQLQQAWDNQAYVWQRVWTPQHAAALAQSRDLFSALRVLGLQVHPREGWREIPVNLPLLKQDGRPLWLVVRLDGQLAQLDESAIRQRLLKQVQQWQAAGLQVIGVEIDHDAATARLPDYQHFLQQLRQQLPRSLQLGITALPTWIGSATLPGVLQQVDSSVLQVHAVLSPQQGLFSGPLALRWVKQYAKMTPKPFRVALPAYGMGLVGFDEQGAQVESEASLRVAGTSRELTVAPQQIADFLHQLNAQTTPHLRGIIWFRLPLADDRRAWSLTTLRAVIENQPLSVNWLVKISPQPQQNGLNDLILHNNGPIDAPLPHEIVITASDCLAADATGNYRLESEPQRQRFVLISGDQLRAGQSRPLGWLRCQQLTPGGTLVTP from the coding sequence ATGAAACGCGGGCTAATGGCGCTATTAATGCTGGCACTGGCATTCATCGCCTGGTTTGGTGGCCGCCAGCAGGCACTGCAACTGCAGCAAGCCTGGGATAACCAGGCCTACGTTTGGCAACGCGTCTGGACGCCGCAACATGCTGCGGCATTGGCGCAAAGCCGCGATCTTTTCTCTGCGTTGCGGGTGCTGGGTTTGCAGGTACATCCGCGCGAAGGCTGGCGTGAAATTCCGGTTAATCTCCCATTATTGAAACAAGATGGCCGCCCGCTGTGGCTGGTCGTGCGTCTGGATGGGCAGTTGGCGCAGTTGGACGAATCCGCCATTCGCCAGCGCCTGCTAAAGCAGGTGCAGCAGTGGCAGGCCGCCGGGTTGCAGGTCATCGGCGTTGAAATAGATCACGACGCCGCCACCGCTCGCCTGCCCGACTATCAGCATTTCCTTCAACAACTGCGCCAGCAGCTGCCTCGCTCATTGCAACTGGGTATTACCGCCTTACCGACCTGGATCGGCTCAGCGACGCTGCCCGGCGTATTACAACAGGTGGACAGTTCGGTACTGCAGGTACATGCGGTGCTGTCGCCGCAGCAAGGGTTATTTTCCGGCCCGCTGGCACTGCGCTGGGTAAAGCAGTACGCGAAAATGACGCCGAAGCCCTTCCGGGTGGCCTTGCCCGCCTATGGCATGGGTCTGGTGGGGTTTGATGAGCAGGGCGCGCAGGTCGAAAGCGAAGCCTCGCTGCGCGTGGCCGGGACTTCGCGAGAGCTGACGGTCGCGCCGCAGCAGATAGCTGATTTTCTGCATCAATTGAACGCGCAAACCACGCCGCACCTGCGTGGCATTATCTGGTTCCGGCTGCCGCTGGCGGACGATCGTCGCGCCTGGTCATTGACGACGCTGCGGGCAGTGATTGAAAACCAACCGCTCAGCGTCAACTGGCTGGTAAAAATTAGTCCTCAGCCACAGCAAAATGGGCTCAATGATCTGATACTTCACAATAATGGGCCGATTGATGCCCCACTGCCCCATGAAATTGTCATCACCGCCAGCGACTGTCTGGCGGCGGATGCCACGGGCAACTACCGGCTGGAAAGTGAGCCTCAACGGCAACGCTTTGTCCTGATTAGCGGCGACCAGTTACGTGCCGGGCAATCCCGGCCACTGGGCTGGCTGCGCTGCCAACAACTGACGCCAGGAGGCACCCTTGTCACACCTTAA
- the yhhK gene encoding Acetyltransferase, GNAT family — MKLTIERLTTLSPQDLIDLGKIWPHQQPEQWQSGLSGDKALFAARFNERLLGAVKIELNGKHAQLQDLLVREVTRRRGVGLYLVQDAQRQLPQITHWQLSTAGLTARERGEVDNFMRACGFTQQGELWQQ, encoded by the coding sequence ATGAAATTAACTATAGAACGATTAACCACACTGTCCCCGCAAGACCTTATCGATCTTGGCAAAATCTGGCCGCATCAGCAGCCGGAGCAGTGGCAAAGCGGGTTGAGCGGCGATAAAGCCCTGTTCGCCGCCCGCTTCAACGAACGGCTGCTCGGTGCGGTGAAAATCGAGCTGAACGGTAAGCATGCCCAACTGCAAGATTTACTGGTGCGTGAGGTGACGCGCCGTCGCGGCGTTGGTCTGTATCTGGTACAGGACGCCCAGCGTCAACTGCCGCAGATAACGCACTGGCAGCTTTCAACCGCCGGCCTGACAGCGCGCGAACGCGGTGAAGTGGATAACTTTATGCGCGCCTGCGGCTTTACTCAGCAAGGCGAACTCTGGCAGCAATGA